A region from the Lolium perenne isolate Kyuss_39 chromosome 4, Kyuss_2.0, whole genome shotgun sequence genome encodes:
- the LOC127296873 gene encoding fatty acyl-CoA reductase 2, chloroplastic-like: protein MGSSCLDLSRALGAPRRPGIAVAGRAHGRSLVALSSSSSRRRADGGVSCGIANGYLGGLSGGSRPPSLPVHGKSSAPGSAPVPDDDHAEGLGIGEFLGGKNFLITGGTGFLAKVLIEKILRTNPDVGKIYVLIKAKDSETALQRLQNEVVDTELFKRLQETHGKDYHGFIATKLVPVVGDVREANIGIAPELADEISERVDIIVNSAANTTFDERYDVAMDINTVGPFRIMSFAHLFRRLKLFLQVSTAYVNGQRQGVVLEKPFRLGDTIGKESGSSDSSGQHKNAMLDIEAEIKLAFDSRRHADDSASFSQEMKDLGLERAKLHGWQDTYVFTKAMGEMVINSMRGEIPVVTIRPSVIESTWRDPFPGWMEGNRMMDPVVLYYGKGQLSGFLADPDGVLDVVPADMVVNATLASMAKHGRPAAAGSGGGMHVYHVASSTVNPLVFGDLSRFLFQHFTRSPYSDAAGQPIAVPPMRLFDTMDQFASYVEADTLLRTARAGAASASERLSQRFQELCAKSIEQTIHLGSIYQPYTFYSGRFDNGNTEGLIAEMSAEEKAAFHFDVRSIDWTDYITNVHIPGLRKHVMKGRGVTASASASAAASPSSSATVLAGASTTV, encoded by the exons ATGGGGAGTTCGTGCCTCGACCTCTCGCGCGCCCTCGGGGCGCCGAGGCGCCCGGGCATCGCCGTCGCCGGCCGTGCTCACGGCAGAAGCTTGGTCGCAttgtcttcgtcgtcgtcaaggaggCGCGCCGATGGTGGTGTGTCGTGCGGCATCGCGAACGGGTACCTGGGCGGTTTATCAGGTGGCTCACGGCCGCCTTCCCTGCCGGTGCACGGCAAGAGTTCCGCGCCTGGTTCGGCGCCGGTGCCGGATGATGATCACGCTGAAGGCCTCGGGATCGGAGAGTTCCTTGGCGGCAAGAACTTCCTCATCACCGGTGGAACTGGCTTCCTGGCAAAAG TTCTTATCGAGAAGATCCTGAGGACGAATCCTGACGTGGGCAAGATATACGTGCTGATCAAGGCCAAGGACAGCGAGACAGCATTGCAGAGACTGCAAAACGAG GTAGTGGACACGGAGCTGTTCAAGCGCTTGCAGGAGACCCACGGGAAAGACTACCACGGTTTCATCGCGACCAAGCTGGTTCCCGTGGTGGGCGACGTCAGGGAGGCCAACATCGGCATTGCCCCCGAGCTGGCCGATGAGATCTCTGAACGAGTGGATATCATCGTCAACTCCGCTGCCAACACCACGTTCGACGAGAG ATACGATGTTGCCATGGACATCAACACGGTGGGTCCATTCCGGATAATGAGCTTCGCGCATCTGTTCCGGAGACTCAAGCTGTTCCTGCAAGTTTCGACAG CATATGTGAACGGGCAGAGGCAGGGCGTGGTATTGGAGAAGCCATTTCGGTTGGGTGACACCATAGGGAAGGAGTCAGGCTCCTCGGATTCTTCAGGACAGCACAAGAACGCCATGCTGGACATCGAGGCGGAGATCAAGCTTGCCTTCGACTCGAGAAGGCACGCCGATGACTCGGCTTCGTTCTCTCAAGAGATGAAGGATTTAGGCCTAGAGAG GGCAAAGCTCCATGGGTGGCAGGACACGTACGTGTTCACTAAGGCCATGGGGGAGATGGTGATCAACAGCATGAGAGGGGAGATACCCGTGGTGACGATCAGGCCAAGTGTGATAGAGAGCACCTGGAGAGATCCCTTTCCGGGATGGATGGAAGGGAACAG GATGATGGACCCTGTCGTCCTGTACTACGGCAAAGGCCAGCTGAGCGGATTCCTCGCTGATCCAGACGGTGTTCTCGACGTG GTTCCGGCGGACATGGTGGTGAACGCGACACTGGCCTCGATGGCGAAGCACGGGCGGCCGGCCGCGGCGGGTTCGGGAGGAGGAATGCACGTGTACCACGTCGCGTCGTCGACGGTGAACCCGCTGGTGTTCGGCGACCTGAGCCGGTTCCTGTTCCAGCACTTCACGAGGTCGCCCTACAGCGACGCGGCGGGGCAGCCCATCGCCGTGCCCCCCATGCGCCTCTTCGACACCATGGACCAGTTCGCCAGCTACGTCGAGGCGGACACACTGCTGCGGACCGCCAGGGCTGGTGCCGCTTCCGCCAGCGAGCGTCTCTCCCAGCGGTTCCAGGAGCTCTGCGCCAAGTCCATCGAGCAGACCATCCACCTTGGCAGCATCTACCAGCCCTATACATTCTACAGCGGCAG GTTCGACAACGGCAACACGGAGGGACTAATTGCCGAGATGTCggcggaggagaaggcggcgttcCACTTCGACGTGCGGAGCATCGACTGGACGGACTACATCACCAACGTGCACATCCCAGGGCTCAGGAAGCACGTCATGAAGGGGAGGGGCGTCACAGCCTCAGCCTCAGCCTCGGCCGCCGCCTCACCGTCCTCCTCCGCCACGGTGCTCGCCGGCGCCAGCACCACGGTGTGA